In Candidatus Limnocylindrales bacterium, the DNA window CGGAGCTGTTCGAGTGCCTGCTCGCCTTTCAGCTGCTGCAGGCCCAGTTCGAGGTGCGCCTTCAGCTGCGCGAGCTGCACGTCGCGCTCGCCCTTGACGGCATCCGTGTCGATGATGCGCTGCAGCTCCTGGACCTTCGCCATGGCCGCTTCGACCATCTGCTGTGCCTGGGCGAGCTGCTGCTGGACCTGCGGCGGCAGCACCTGGCCGCCGTCCTTCGCCTGCTTGACGGGCGCCGGCAGCATCGTCTCGAGCCGTTTGGCCATCTCGTCGCCAATCGGCCCGAGGTTCTTCAACTTGATGACGAGGTCGCCGATGAGCGCGAAGACCTCCGGCCGCGCGCCGATGAGCGTGTCGGCGAATGTGCTCGCCTGCTCACGCTCGCTCTCGAAGCTGGGGCCGGTCGAGATCGTCACGTCGTAATCGCCCTCGGTCAGGATGATGGGCTGCTGCGACTCCTCGTCGACGGTGTTCGGATCGTTGATGCGCAGCTGGATCGGCGTGTCGTCCGGCTTGCGCACGTGAATATCGCGCGCCGTGTCGTAGTAGTGGGGAATCAGGTCGTTCAAGACGACGCCGCAGTGCCGGAGCGCGTCCTCGTAGTGGTCGATGAAGTGATACGAGCCCTTTTGCGCGCTCGTCTCGATCTGCCGGAGTGCGACGCCGCTCTTTTCGTTGCGCCGCTGGGCCTGCGTCGGGAGAAACCCGCTACCCATCGCCGACTGGATGGCCCGGCGAGCCGCTTCAGCGCCGACCTCGAGGCCGGCAATCGGCGGCTCGTACGGTTGCCGCGCAGGGAATGACAGCACGGTCCCTGCCGGCACACCCTCGACGGTCGGCTTCACCGTGACGACGGCGACTGGCTCGTGCAGCGACTTCTGGAGGTTCTTCAACTGCGCGGGCGTGAGTTGCCCCTCGTACGCGAAGTACGGGAACTTCGGCGTCATACCTACGAGCTCCGCCTCGCATGAGCGGTAGTAGCAGTAGAGCATGTAGGGATCGCGGGCCAGGCGAATGAGCGACAGAACCTTGCGTTTCGGACCATTCCCTTCGTCGACCCAGATCACTTTGCCGAGGCACGCGACGATCGGGATGTACTCGCCTGGCCAGTCGACCGTTTTGAAGATCTCGAGACCGTTGGTGAGCTTTTGACAGACGTACGGCGCGTCGACCTCACGCTCGCGGATGACGCGACCTTTCTCCGCGCGCCAGTCGGCATCGGTCATCGTGTCGCGCCAGACCGCCTGCGGTTCCCCGTCCTTTGGATGTGTCGGATGCGGCAACAGCACCAGCGTGCGCGGCTTGGACTCGATAGCCCAGGCCTCCGCGACCCACACTTTCTTGTCGTTCAGCCAGAGCGGCCCCGCCTCACTGAAGACGTTGTTGCCCGAGAAGTTCTTGATCGTCGCGCCGCGAAACAGCGGGTTGCGCTTGAAGTCCTCGTGCAGCCAGGCCTCGCGCACGAAGGCGTACCGCTGATCGCTCATGTCCGGACGGAGCGCGTCAGGGTCCGGCGTCACCAGGTCGGGATTAACGATCGGATCGATGCGCAGCTCCTGGTCGAAGCTGCGGGCGGTGGGTTTGTCCACGGTGCGCTGCGCGTACGTGGCGGAGACCCGCAGAAACCCGTACCCACGCTGGACCGCGTTCTCGAATGCGGTGGTGTACGCCATCTGCGCGTGCGACTTGTATTCGATCTGGCGAATCAGGTTCGCGCGCGCGTTGGCGAGGGCGTCGTTGGCGCCGTTGCCGGTCGCCGTGATCCGGATCGCGCGCTTCGACGCGCGGACGTCGTTCACGAGCTGATTGACGTACTGCCCGAGCTCGTCGAGCGAGAGCACCGGGCGCTTCGCCTCCTCGCGCGCCCGGCGATCCTTCGGATCCCACGGGTCGCCGGCGATGTAGCGCATGTCCTTGGCGCCTTCCTCGCGGATCGGCTGCCACTCGTTATGCGCGTATTCGAAGCGCTCGCGGAGTTCCTTCAGCGCGCCGTCGTCGGTGTCGGCCATGGTCAGACGTGCCGCGTGAAGATGCGATCCTTACACCCGCACCGGAGCCGGATCTCGCCGCCGAGCAGCGGCTCACGCCGAATCGTCGGATCCGGACACGCCGGCGCCTCGCACCGGAACACGAGCGCCAGCGCGCGGCCCTTCAGCAGCTTGCTGGCCTTCTCGATCGCGCGCCATTCGTCGAACGTCCACACCTCGCGGGCGCGGGCGTGCTCTTCGGGGACGTAGAGACCGGCGGCGTTCGGCTTGAAGCCAGCGGTGGGGACCATCAGGCGTGCCCCTGCGGGGCGGGGATGACGGCGACGAGCGCGGCGCCGTGCGGCCAGTCCCGTGCGGCCTCAGCGGCTTCGCGCTGCTGGTCGGCGAGCTCGCGGGCGACGCGGGCGAAGGCGACGCGGGCGCAGAAGTCGTGCACCGTGCGCTCGGTGGGGGTCACGCGCAGCAGAATGCGCGAATGGTTGAGATCGGCGCAACCGATTACACGGTTGAGTCGGGGTCGACGATCGTCTGGATGTGCTGAAAGTAGTCGCGCACCTCTGGCACGAACTGCGACCCAGACCCGTCACCGGCGAGCTCGTAGCGCAAGATGCCGTTCACTTGGCGCTGCCCGCGCGCATCTTCGGTCGGCGGGTGTTGCTCGATCACTCGCCATCGCCGTCCGCCGAGCGCAAATTCGTCGCCAGGCCGCAGTTTGTCGGCCGGCACGCTGTACAGGTTGCCGACGAGAGCGTTCGCCGCTGTTTTGAGGTAGCTGGCGCGCAGTTGTCGCGAGAGCCAGACGAGGCGCGCCATGGCCGGATCCGCCGGCGGGTCCGCTTCGGTCTCTGCCCACTCCCGCGCCAGCGCCGCCAGGCGGGCGTCAATCAGCTGCTCGCGAAAAGCCCGTTCGAGGAACAGCGCGAGCGTCACGTCGTCACGCGTCATCCCCATGGGCTCACCGGCCGATACGGCTCGGGCTCTTCCTCCTCGACCGGCTTCTTCCACGGCGCCCCGAAGTTCACCTCGAGGTACTCCGCGCAGTTCTGGCCGTGCTCATACCAGCCGTCCTTCTTCGGCACCCGCACGGGCTTGTTGTTGACGCTCACCGTGTGCGGCGACCAGACGTAGCCGGCCTCGAACCCGTCGGTAAGGAACCGATCCACGACGACGTTGTCGGCCGAGATGCGCAGCCAGCGATCACTGTTCGACACGAGGAAGGCCTCGCTCCCGTCCGCCGCCCGCTTGCGCATCTGCCCCGCCATGCGCTCGATCATCGCCAGGCGCACGATCGGGGAGTTGCTGTCGGGCACGGACCGCGGGTGGACGCCCTTCTCACGCAGCGTGGCGACCGCCCCCTTCGTGCCGTGACTCGTGTCGGTCGCGCCGGCCGGGTCGCAGCACTCGGCGATCTCGATCGCGCCCGGGAACCAGAGCGCGCGGTAGTGCAGCACCAGATCCATGAACGCGTCGAGATAGAGCGACTGCCCCAGGATGCCGGCGAGGAACCGCGCCTGGCCGAACGCGCTGATCTGTTTGAACACGACGCAGGGATGGTGCTTGCCGAAGTCGAGCGCCATCAGCAGCCGCAGCGTCGCGTCGAACTCCGCCGGGCCCTCGTGCCGCTTCCGCTCGAACGCGCCCTTGTAGACCGGCTCGCCGATGACGTTCAGCCCGCGCTTGCCGAGCACCATTGTGCGGTGCTTCGGGTGCGACGGCGGATAGAGCCGCTCAAGCGTCGGGATGACCTCCGGCGCCAGGTTGTGGGCATTGTCGTGCACGCTCAGGGAGATGTACTTGCGCTGCGGGAGAAAACGATTGTCGGTCGGGAACTCACGGGCGATCCAGTGCGTTTCCTCGACCGCGTTCGGCGAGATGGTGATCTGGTGCGGAAAGCCCTTCTGCGAGAGCCGCGCCGCGAGCTCGAGGTACACGTCGTGCGGCAGCTCCTCGGCCTGGTCGACGTAGACCCGTGACAACGTCAGGCCGCGGAACTTCGCATAGCGCAGCGTCTGATCCTGCGTCTTCAGTCCGCGGATGTAGACGCGCGCCTTGTTCGGGAGCTCGTCGTACTGCTCCTCGGCGTGCCACTTGAGCGCGACGCCGGCCTTCGCGCAGATCGCGCGCCACACCGGTTTCAGGAGTGAATGCGTCGCGTCGTCGGTCCAGCGACACAACATGCCGTGCATGCCGGGGTGATTGAGATAGGCGTTGAGCTCCTTCCAGAGGCAGATGGTCGTCTTGCTGGCGCGGAGCGCGCCCTCGACGTCGAGCTCGCGCGTGGTGTCCTTCAGCGCGACCGACTGCTGGCCGCGCCAGTGCATGCGGCACTCGTCGTCGGCCGGCGGCGGCAGCGTAGCCGCGGCGGCCTTACGCCGGCGTGCCATCTTCGTGCACGTGGACGATCTTCTTGATGACCATCGAGAGGTCCCCGCCCTCGGGCCCGGTGATCGCTTGCGGGGCCTTGCCGTGGGCGCGATCGAGGATCTCCTTCGCGGCGGCGATGCGCGCGCGGTCGTCGGCCTTCGGGTTCTTCATGATCGCGACGAGCGTCTTGATCGCCTCGTCGGAGTGCTTCGCAGCCGCGGCTTTCACGTCGGCGGTCGCTTTATTCGGCGTGCCTTTGCGACGGCCGCCGGTCTTCTGGCCCTTCATGTCTAGATCGCTCTACTTTTGAAAACTGTCGATCGCCTGCTCGATCGGCCGAGCGAGGACGTTCATCGCCGGGTGCAGACAGCGCCGCAGCAAATCTGCACGATCCTCCTCAATGCGGCCCAGGTCGATAACCCACGCAGCGAACGGCTTTTCGCCGGCGTCGATGCGCGCCTGCAGCCGCGTGCCGGTGTCATCACCCTCGAACAACTCCGCGCGCAGCACCAGAATCACAACCGCTCCTTGGGAATGACTTTCAGCGTCCGCGAGCTGGCCGCGCGCTGGTACGACCGCTGATAGACGCCGGCGCGACGGCCGCCCGGCTTCGTGCCGACCTTCACGACGCGCCCGGTCCGCAGCAGGTAGTGCACCCACGAGTGCGCGGTTTTCCAGGGCCACCTGAGCGCCGCCGCGACGTCGGCGATGGTGCGCGGCTGTTTGAGGGCGCGCAGCACTCTGCGGACCATGCGGCCGTCGTGGGCGGGCCGATCGCCGTCGTCGTCGAATCTCACGGCGTCCACATCAGAGTGCATGGTTGAGTCGGCGGGCGCAAACGATTACACGGTCACTCGCCGATGCGGCCGCGCAGCACGGCACGCTCAAGCTCGGTGAGGTCCCACACGGCGACGACGGCGTAGAACGGTCCACCGAGCGGCTTCAGAAGCATCGGATCGCGGGGCGCTTCGCGCGTCCACACCGCCTCCCACAAGATGCAGAACCGCTCAAGGCTCGCCTTCGGACGCAACTCCGCGGGCACCGTCGGCGTGAGGGCCTTCGCCTTTCGTGACCAATCACTGGGGCGATTCACGTATTGGGCGGTGTTCCGCTCGTTGTTCCAGCGCGTAGACCAGGTCTCAAACGTGCCAGCGGGCAGTTCGGCACGGGTCGATGCCGCAGGGCGACCGCGGTAATACTTACCAGGGTCGTAGCCGGTGAACACCGCCCCGCCGCCGGCGAACATCTCCACCCAGCAGTGCGCCTTGTCGGCCCGGCCGATGGCGAGCTTCGGGTAGAAGTCTGCACCGAGACCGGCGGCGCGCATGGTGTGCGGCAGGTCGATAACGGGGTTGCCGCGCGCGATCTCGCGATACGCGCGCATCAAGGCGGCGTCCTCGTTGCGCCGGCGCTGATCCTCGGCGTCGCGATCGCGGGTCACGAGTTTGCGGTACTCGAGGTACGCCTTCCGGGCTTGGGTGCGCGGCATTACGAGCGTGACGGCGTGCATGGGGCCTCCTGTGCGTTGCGAAACGTGGCGGGCCCGCGCGGCGGCCCGAAATACACATTGGTGAGCGGGACGCCGTTCGACACGATGACCCACTGGTCACCTTTCGGCCCGCCCGGCTGCATGTGCAGATCCTCGATGCGCCCGAAACGCGTCACCAGGTCGACCAGGTCGACGACGTGCGCGGTCGGTTTCGAGGGATGCGGACGCAGCACGCGCCCGACCATCTGGTAGTAGAGCGCCAGCGACATCGTCGGCCGCGCGAGCACGACGGTCGTCAGCTCGGGATAGTCGAACCCCACGGTAAGCACGCCAACGTTCGTGACGACGCGGATCCGCCCGTCGCGAAACCCCTGCAGGATGCCGGCGCGCTCATGGTCCGGCGTGTCCGCGGTGACGACTGCGGCGCCCGGGATGGCCTGCGCGAGGGCACGCGCTTCGTCCGTGAACCGCGTGAAGACGAGGACGTTCCGATGGCCCTCGGCGAGCAGCTGCTCGACGCGGGCCCGGAGCCGCGCGGCGAAGCCGATCTCCGCGAAGTGCTGCTGCACCGCCTGGTTGTCGTAATCCGCGCCGGTCGAATTCAACCGGAGCTGCGCCTGGTCGAGGAGCGGCTCGCGGTGATACGCGATCGGCGCCAGGAAGCCGGCGCGAAACAACGGCGCCAGGTTCGTGTACTGCACGACGTCCTGGAACACCCGCGGCCGCGTCCGCGTGAGGAAGCGCAACTGCGAGCCGAGTGCATTCGAGGCGAGCCGATAGGGCGTCGCTGTGAGCCCCAGGATGCGCGCGTGCTGCAGGCCGTCGAGAAACTGGCGATACATGCCCTGTTTTGCGTTCACGAGGTGACACTCGTCGATCAGCACGTAGCGGAATGCTTGGAACTGCGCGGCGTGCTTGACGACGCTGCCGATCGTCGCGAGCGTGATCGCGCCGATGCGCTTGCGATTGAGCGAGGCCGAGAAGATCTCCGGCGCGTAGCCGTAGCCGCGCAGCTTCTCGGCGTTCTGCGCGAGGATCTCGCGTGAGGGCTGGAACACGATACAGGGCGCGTCGAGCGCCGTCGCGATCGCCGCGATGATGAGCGACTTGCCGGATCCGGTCGGCGCGACGATGACGCCGTGGCGGCCCGTGAACCGCCGATCAGTCAGATACATCCGCGCGCGCTTGACGGCGTTGTCCTGGTAGACGCGCAACTGGTAGCCGGTCGACGCGGCGGCAAGCAGGCTGCTCATGCGTGGGGTCCGACGCGGTGCCGCTTCTTCGGCATGGTCATACTCGGTTTCCGCTTCTCGGGCAGATCGGGCTTCGCGTCCTCGCGCATCGGTTCCGCCGTCGACGCCGAAATGCCGGACGGGATCCGCGCCCAGCTGCACACGCGACACTGGCGACGGCCGCAATCGCGGAGGGCGCAGCACATCGGCTCAGCCTCGCTGTTCCTCGCGGCTCGCGTGTTCGTAGAGCCACACGTACGCCTGGCGCCGCACCGTCGGATCGATCGGCCGCGCCGAGCCGTGGAGCTCCGCGAGCAGGGCGACGATCACCCGCTCGGCGGCGCGCAGCTCCTTCTCGCGCGACTGTGCCAGCGCGAGGTCGATCGTGCGCTCGAGCGCCGGCGTGTCGTCGAGATGCGGCATGTCAGGCATGTCAGGCGATCGACTTCTTCTCAATCGGCAGCCCGAGCTGACCGCCGAGCCAACGGTTGTATCTGATCGCCGGCCCGCGCGTGAAGAACGGCCGCGACATGCGTTTCCCACCGGGTTGCACGCGGAACACCTGCAGGCACCGCACCGCGCAGCTGTCCCCGACGCGCACGAGCCAGCTACGATCGAGCCGCAGTCGGTCACTACCACCGTTCGCGATCCACATCGTGTGAAACCAGATCACGCGCTCTTTCGCGATGAACGCGGCACCGCGGAGCAGCTGCTGTTTCATCTGCTGGTTAATCGACACATACGGCGGATCGAGAATGACGACGTCGAACGCGTCCTGACGAAACGGAGGCAACCATGCGTCCGCGATCACGTCTGGCCGCACGATGGGATCGATATCGATTCGCGTGCCGAAACGGGCTCGGCCGCCGAACAGATGACAGACGCGCTTGCCAGCCGTCATCGCTCGCAAGTGCCGATCGACGGCTGGCGGGAATGACCAGCCGTTGCCGAACGCTTCCGTTGGTTGCTGCACCACAGCACGCCGATCGGGCGACGACCGCCCCCCCCTGTCATGCCACGGTCCTCGGCTGCTGAATGCGGGTGATGATGGCGGCCAGGCGCCAGAGGCCGCTCTCTACTTGCACGAGTGCGAGTCGCTGCCCGCGCGCGGCGCCGTAGCGGGCCCGTGCCTGCTGCGACCGCACGACGCGACACAGGAAGCAATGCGCGAAGCCGAGCGCGTTGGCCGGCAGCGACTGGCCACAGCGCCGGCAGCCGCCACGTCGCGAGACGCGACGGCTCCATGCGGTGCGCCGATCGACGCGGCGATTCATGCGCGCCTCGCGATGGGCTCGTCCCATTTACCGTGTCCGCGCCTTCGCGACCTTCTTCGCCGGCGCCGCGGCTGTCTCGGGCCCCGGGTTCGGCGCGTGCTTGTCGCGCACCGCCTCGAGCTTCTTGATGTCCAGGCCGAGCGGCTTCGCCGTGTCTTTCACGAATTCGTCGAACGACTCGTAATAGCCGCCCTCGATCGCCAGCACCATCAGTCCCGCCGCCAGGTTCTTGTGCCAGTCCGAACCGAGGTGCTTTTTCAGTGTGGTGACGGAGCTATACAGATCGAGGCTGGCGTCATCAAAGATCCACCGGGCCTGAGCCGACGTCAGCGCCTTGATGGACTTGATCTGGCTGATCGCCGCGGCTTCGATCAGCGGCTCGAGCTTCTTCCACGCCTCCTGCGCACGTTGCCGTGCCGCAGCCTCCTCCCGCCGCTTCGCCTCTGTTGCCGCCTCGCGCTGATTCGCCTGTCCGCCCTTGCCCTGGACGCGGAGCTTCTGATTCTTCTCGCGATCGCGAATCACCTTGCCCCAATGCACCAGGCACTTGTCGCGATTGACACAGACGCGCAGCGTCGTGCCCTGGCCCGGACCGGCGACGAACACGCCAAGGACGCTGTGATCGCAGATCTTCGAGCCGTCCTTGCCGTCGGCGCGTTCCCACGACTCGCGACCGAACGTCCGTTCCTTGTCGTCGCGAGCGTCGTCGCTGACGCGGTACTCGTGCGTGATCGCGATGACCTTCTTGCCGCGGCCGGGCTCGGCCTTCGCGGCGTCGACCTCCTGCTTGACGGCGGCGAAGTCGAGCGGCGCCGCGGCCGCCATGTGCTCGACGTCGAACCGCACGTGATGCGCGATCCAGCTCTCGAGCTCCTTCACGGTGACCGGCTTCAACCCGCGATAGAGGTTCTTCGCGGTCGGCTCGCCGTCCTCGTCGTCGTCGATCGCGAGGCGGGCGTGTTCGTCCTGCCAGAGCCCCTTCCCGCGATTGAAGCGATCCGGCACGTCGAGCGCGCGCTCCTGATCCTCGGGCTTCAACTTCGCGAGCAGCTCCGCGTGCCCTACGAGGATCCGCTCGGCGTCGAGCAGCTTCTGCAGCACCGGAATCAGATCGAGCAGCTTCATCCGGTCGTGCACGTACTTCTCGCTGCGCCCGATCTTGTCGGCGATGTACGCGGCGCTGTAGCGCGACGGGTTCGACTTGATGAGATCGCGATACCCGCGCGCCTCCTCCAGCGGCGTCAGGTCCTGCCGCTGAATCGCCGACACGAGCTGAATCTCGAGGACCTCGCCGTCGGTGAGCTCGCGCACGACGACGAGCGCCGAGCGGAAGGCCTCGCCGTACTCGCCGTTCGTGACCTTCGCCAGGTCCTGCAGCGCCCGAAAACGCCGCTCGCCGTCGACGATCTCGACGCGACCCTTCTTCCCCGGCCGGCCGAGCATCGGCACGAGGACGCCTTTGTGTGATTCGATGCTGCGCTTCAGGTCCTCGAGGTATGCGGTCTCGAAGCGCTTGCGCGGATTGAGCGGAGACGGGTCGAGCAGCGTGATCGGGATCCGCTCGACGCGATCCGCAGGTGCCGTAACAGTGTCCATCGTGACTGTGCTCCTGTGAAAGCCGGACGTTGACGGGGGTCAGTGCGCGTGCGGCCGCTCCTCGGCGGCCGCCTGACGCGCGGTCGGTTCGAGCTCGTCGAGCGGCGTGCCCGTGATGCGGGCCTGCCAGGCCTTCCAGCACGCGCAGCGCTTTACCGCGCCGTCGGTGCGGGTCGGGTCGGGGACCCAGCCCGGCGTGCCCGCGCACGATTCGCACGGGCTGAAGCCGACCATCGCCGCGCGACGCAGCGCCTGGGCCATGCGCTCGAGGTCGTGCTTGTAGAGGCCGTGGCGCTCCGGCACCACATGGAACTCCTCGATGTCATGCTTGCGAAGGCGATACACGGGTCGCCCGCGCTCGTCGACCACCGGCTCGCCGTCGCGATCGAGCGTGATCGCCGCATGACAGAGCTCGTGATCGAGCAGCGCCGCGCGGTGCCGGTCCTCGATCAGCGGATCCGTCCAGTAGGCCTTCGACAGCAGAATCACGAAGTCGAACGCCATGAACTCGCGATCGAGATCCGAGGCCTTCTTGCACTTGCCGATCGTGACCTTGCCGTCGACGTCGGGCTTCCACGACGTGCACCAGGCCAGCGCGATCCGCGCGAAGCGGATCTCGTGATGGTGCTCGCGCACGAGCGCGTCGAGCAGGCGATACATCGGCTCGCCGCGCGGCGAGTCGCGCGGGATGAACTCGTAGCTGACCGTCTTGCCGCTGCTCGTGCGCGGCTGCTTACGTCTCGGGCGAGGCATGATCGCGTCCCTTCGTGTAGTGCGCGGCGACCGCGTCGGCCCGGAGATAGCCGTGCGTCACCAACCAGGCAATGACGGCGTCGATGCCGCCGACGACATGCGCGATCCCGGCGGCCTGGCAGCACGCGCGGTACTCGCGTTGTTCCGGCCGCAGGCGGCCGCCGGCGGCTTTGCATTCGATCTCGAGCAGCACGCGCGTGTCGGGCGTCTGCCCCTTCAGGAACGCGCGCACGTCCGGGAGCCCGGGCGTCTGCATCGTGCCCGGGTAGTCGCCGCGGCGCCGCACGGTGCCGAGCACGTAGACCTTCGCGCCGAGCGATCGCAGCAACCGCACGATGCCCGCCTGTTCTACCTTCTCAGGGCGAGCCGCGGGCTCGCCCACCAGACGCCGGCGGCTCATGCCGTCCCGTCCTTGCGCGCCCCGTCGAGCAGCACCGTGAGATCTGGAATGCCGGCGGTCTCGCGCACCAGGTGCGTGACGGCGCGCGCGAACAGCCGCGCGTATTCCTCACGCGAGACGCGCACGCGATAACTCGCGAGCTCCGCGGCCGCCGCGGCTTCAATCTCGGGAATGACGACGGCCGCGCGTGCGGCCGCGAGCAGCTCCGCGTCGAGCCGCCGCAGGGTCGCCTCGCTGCACGGCTCACTCAGCGCGCGCGACACCTTCGCGCACACCTGGCCGAGCGGGGTGTCCGCCGGCGGCTGCGCGAGCTGCCGCAGGATCCGCGCGTGCGTGTCGGCATACCAATCGCGCGGCGCCGCGGTGCGGAGGGCCCCTTCGGTGCGCAGCTGCTGCTCGTACTGCGTCACGCGGTGCTTGAGCACGTGCACGCCGTAATCGCTGTTGCGCACCCAGGGGTCGCGCCGATCCGCCCACATACGGAGCGTGATCGCCTGCAGCTCGCCGATCGAGCGCCCCCGCAGCAGCTCGCGCACGACGCGCTCGGCTTTCACCGGATCGACCTGGTAGAGGCCGCCGCGATGCGTCGGGTACTCCGCGACGAACCAGTCAAGGAAGACTTCTGCTGCTGCTTTCGCGTCGTCGGACTCAGCAGTAGCAGTACTCTTCTGGATCAAGGTACGTACAGCACGATCCTCAGAAGAGATCCCGCGCAAATCCGGACAAGTTGACCGCTTTTTTCCGGACATCTTGTCCGCCGATGAATCGGACATCTTGTCCGCCTTTTCGGCGCGCGGCGGCGATTCAAAACCGGACAAGTTGTCCGCTTTCTCGTCGTCGCCCACCACGAAGAGCGGCCCGACCAAGCGGGGCATCGCGTAGATCGCCTTCTTGCCGCGGCGCACGCGCCGCACTTCGCCGACGGACTCGAGGACGTCGAGGCACCGGCGCACCTGGCGCTCGGTCAGCAGCGTGAGGCGCTGCAACTGCGCGAGCGACGTCGGGCCCGTCTTGGCCTTCTGGCGTCGCACGCGTGTGGCGATCGCGAGCAGCACGAGCCGCGGGCTGCCCTTCACCTCGGGCTGCTGACAAGTCCACGCGTATTTGATCGCGTGCCAGCTCACACGCGCGCTCCGA includes these proteins:
- a CDS encoding ParB/RepB/Spo0J family partition protein, whose translation is MDTVTAPADRVERIPITLLDPSPLNPRKRFETAYLEDLKRSIESHKGVLVPMLGRPGKKGRVEIVDGERRFRALQDLAKVTNGEYGEAFRSALVVVRELTDGEVLEIQLVSAIQRQDLTPLEEARGYRDLIKSNPSRYSAAYIADKIGRSEKYVHDRMKLLDLIPVLQKLLDAERILVGHAELLAKLKPEDQERALDVPDRFNRGKGLWQDEHARLAIDDDEDGEPTAKNLYRGLKPVTVKELESWIAHHVRFDVEHMAAAAPLDFAAVKQEVDAAKAEPGRGKKVIAITHEYRVSDDARDDKERTFGRESWERADGKDGSKICDHSVLGVFVAGPGQGTTLRVCVNRDKCLVHWGKVIRDREKNQKLRVQGKGGQANQREAATEAKRREEAAARQRAQEAWKKLEPLIEAAAISQIKSIKALTSAQARWIFDDASLDLYSSVTTLKKHLGSDWHKNLAAGLMVLAIEGGYYESFDEFVKDTAKPLGLDIKKLEAVRDKHAPNPGPETAAAPAKKVAKARTR
- a CDS encoding DEAD/DEAH box helicase, coding for MSSLLAAASTGYQLRVYQDNAVKRARMYLTDRRFTGRHGVIVAPTGSGKSLIIAAIATALDAPCIVFQPSREILAQNAEKLRGYGYAPEIFSASLNRKRIGAITLATIGSVVKHAAQFQAFRYVLIDECHLVNAKQGMYRQFLDGLQHARILGLTATPYRLASNALGSQLRFLTRTRPRVFQDVVQYTNLAPLFRAGFLAPIAYHREPLLDQAQLRLNSTGADYDNQAVQQHFAEIGFAARLRARVEQLLAEGHRNVLVFTRFTDEARALAQAIPGAAVVTADTPDHERAGILQGFRDGRIRVVTNVGVLTVGFDYPELTTVVLARPTMSLALYYQMVGRVLRPHPSKPTAHVVDLVDLVTRFGRIEDLHMQPGGPKGDQWVIVSNGVPLTNVYFGPPRGPATFRNAQEAPCTPSRS
- a CDS encoding portal protein, encoding MADTDDGALKELRERFEYAHNEWQPIREEGAKDMRYIAGDPWDPKDRRAREEAKRPVLSLDELGQYVNQLVNDVRASKRAIRITATGNGANDALANARANLIRQIEYKSHAQMAYTTAFENAVQRGYGFLRVSATYAQRTVDKPTARSFDQELRIDPIVNPDLVTPDPDALRPDMSDQRYAFVREAWLHEDFKRNPLFRGATIKNFSGNNVFSEAGPLWLNDKKVWVAEAWAIESKPRTLVLLPHPTHPKDGEPQAVWRDTMTDADWRAEKGRVIREREVDAPYVCQKLTNGLEIFKTVDWPGEYIPIVACLGKVIWVDEGNGPKRKVLSLIRLARDPYMLYCYYRSCEAELVGMTPKFPYFAYEGQLTPAQLKNLQKSLHEPVAVVTVKPTVEGVPAGTVLSFPARQPYEPPIAGLEVGAEAARRAIQSAMGSGFLPTQAQRRNEKSGVALRQIETSAQKGSYHFIDHYEDALRHCGVVLNDLIPHYYDTARDIHVRKPDDTPIQLRINDPNTVDEESQQPIILTEGDYDVTISTGPSFESEREQASTFADTLIGARPEVFALIGDLVIKLKNLGPIGDEMAKRLETMLPAPVKQAKDGGQVLPPQVQQQLAQAQQMVEAAMAKVQELQRIIDTDAVKGERDVQLAQLKAHLELGLQQLKGEQALEQLR
- a CDS encoding phage terminase large subunit, which translates into the protein MARRRKAAAATLPPPADDECRMHWRGQQSVALKDTTRELDVEGALRASKTTICLWKELNAYLNHPGMHGMLCRWTDDATHSLLKPVWRAICAKAGVALKWHAEEQYDELPNKARVYIRGLKTQDQTLRYAKFRGLTLSRVYVDQAEELPHDVYLELAARLSQKGFPHQITISPNAVEETHWIAREFPTDNRFLPQRKYISLSVHDNAHNLAPEVIPTLERLYPPSHPKHRTMVLGKRGLNVIGEPVYKGAFERKRHEGPAEFDATLRLLMALDFGKHHPCVVFKQISAFGQARFLAGILGQSLYLDAFMDLVLHYRALWFPGAIEIAECCDPAGATDTSHGTKGAVATLREKGVHPRSVPDSNSPIVRLAMIERMAGQMRKRAADGSEAFLVSNSDRWLRISADNVVVDRFLTDGFEAGYVWSPHTVSVNNKPVRVPKKDGWYEHGQNCAEYLEVNFGAPWKKPVEEEEPEPYRPVSPWG
- a CDS encoding putative metallopeptidase codes for the protein MPRPRRKQPRTSSGKTVSYEFIPRDSPRGEPMYRLLDALVREHHHEIRFARIALAWCTSWKPDVDGKVTIGKCKKASDLDREFMAFDFVILLSKAYWTDPLIEDRHRAALLDHELCHAAITLDRDGEPVVDERGRPVYRLRKHDIEEFHVVPERHGLYKHDLERMAQALRRAAMVGFSPCESCAGTPGWVPDPTRTDGAVKRCACWKAWQARITGTPLDELEPTARQAAAEERPHAH